The following are from one region of the Stenotrophomonas lactitubi genome:
- a CDS encoding basic secretory protein-like protein, whose amino-acid sequence MTSMRLRFLPLALAALVFPSLSQAQPQTQAFDGQVSRDGVTLYYQDATGALAAPVRKRIIDTFYFAYLRERADFRPAAPNEVRIVIDPAYNGVAFVGDKDKASTITINPGWLAQHPDDIDLVTHEAMHIVQGYPSYGDKRVPGWLVEGIADYARDRYGMNNAAAGWALPDKLSQGQTVESGYRVTGAFLKWAEAAHPGLVLALDKDLRDGRYAPALWQKHTGKTLPALWTEYAKPRSPAPAPPPARRAKRR is encoded by the coding sequence ATGACGTCCATGCGCCTACGTTTCCTCCCCCTCGCTCTTGCCGCCCTTGTATTTCCAAGTCTCAGCCAAGCACAGCCGCAGACCCAGGCCTTCGATGGCCAGGTCAGCCGTGACGGGGTAACGCTGTACTACCAGGACGCCACCGGTGCGCTGGCCGCGCCGGTGCGCAAGCGCATCATCGATACGTTCTACTTCGCCTACCTGCGCGAGCGTGCGGACTTCCGCCCGGCCGCGCCGAACGAAGTGCGCATCGTGATCGATCCGGCGTACAACGGCGTCGCCTTCGTCGGCGACAAGGACAAGGCCAGCACCATCACCATCAATCCGGGCTGGCTGGCCCAGCACCCGGATGACATCGATCTGGTGACCCACGAAGCAATGCACATCGTGCAGGGCTACCCCAGCTACGGCGACAAGCGCGTGCCGGGCTGGCTGGTGGAGGGCATCGCCGACTACGCACGCGATCGCTACGGCATGAACAACGCCGCTGCGGGCTGGGCGTTGCCGGACAAGCTGAGCCAGGGCCAGACGGTGGAAAGTGGCTATCGGGTGACCGGTGCTTTCCTGAAGTGGGCCGAAGCGGCGCACCCGGGACTGGTGCTGGCACTGGACAAGGATCTGCGCGACGGGCGCTATGCACCCGCGCTGTGGCAGAAGCACACCGGCAAGACCCTGCCGGCGCTGTGGACGGAGTACGCCAAGCCGCGCTCCCCGGCCCCTGCGCCGCCGCCCGCACGACGCGCGAAGCGGCGGTAA